A single genomic interval of Granulicella tundricola MP5ACTX9 harbors:
- a CDS encoding energy transducer TonB → MPSLETPPNPAPPTPPPAQQPPVRLQTRRFGELEEHELIHLLDSLDDERSRSRFRESIYVSLLFYVALAWFVLYGPRVLWHSPQIVPVETKRDNKELTYLETPKDLLKHIPKPTTVISDKSAVAQTAHPTPEAKRGTPPPQAAAPRPAPRPLPPTPQPQQQAPPQQQAQVQPQPQQPKPLPPQPAHPQPSQAAIPDAPRPSQSTRPNFGTPMTPGQSIAQAAHDAASGGGQGAGGDNGTGARPGHPGTNTGAEILSDTLGVDFGPYIQRLLRMVRAAWIPLIPEETRPPISKEGSTLIRFTILPDGRLKIGGMHLDASTHDRAIDEAAWGGIVGVGQYPPLPANFKGPELTLRIQFNIVQNHRGAE, encoded by the coding sequence ATGCCCTCGCTCGAAACTCCCCCCAATCCGGCCCCGCCTACCCCACCGCCGGCCCAGCAGCCCCCAGTTCGCCTCCAGACGCGCCGCTTCGGTGAGCTTGAAGAGCATGAGCTCATCCACCTGCTTGATTCACTCGACGACGAGCGCTCCCGTTCCCGCTTCCGCGAGTCCATCTACGTCTCCCTGCTCTTCTATGTCGCCCTGGCCTGGTTCGTCCTCTACGGCCCCCGCGTCCTCTGGCACTCCCCCCAGATCGTCCCTGTAGAGACCAAGCGCGACAATAAGGAACTCACCTACCTCGAGACCCCCAAGGATCTTTTAAAGCACATTCCCAAGCCCACCACGGTCATCAGCGACAAGAGCGCCGTAGCCCAGACCGCGCATCCCACCCCCGAAGCCAAGCGCGGCACCCCTCCTCCGCAAGCAGCAGCGCCCCGCCCGGCCCCGCGCCCGCTCCCCCCTACACCTCAGCCTCAGCAACAGGCCCCGCCTCAACAGCAAGCACAGGTCCAGCCCCAGCCTCAGCAGCCCAAGCCGCTGCCACCCCAGCCTGCACACCCGCAGCCCAGTCAGGCTGCCATCCCCGATGCCCCCCGCCCATCGCAGAGCACCCGCCCCAACTTCGGCACTCCCATGACCCCCGGCCAGTCCATCGCGCAGGCCGCCCATGACGCTGCTTCAGGCGGGGGCCAAGGCGCCGGCGGAGACAACGGCACGGGAGCCAGGCCCGGACACCCAGGCACAAACACCGGCGCTGAGATCCTCTCCGATACGCTCGGCGTAGACTTCGGTCCTTACATTCAGCGTCTCCTCCGCATGGTGCGCGCCGCCTGGATTCCGCTCATCCCGGAAGAGACCCGCCCGCCCATCAGCAAGGAAGGCTCAACCCTCATCCGCTTCACGATCCTGCCCGATGGTCGGCTCAAGATCGGCGGAATGCACCTGGACGCTTCGACCCACGACCGCGCCATCGATGAAGCCGCATGGGGTGGGATCGTCGGCGTAGGACAGTATCCTCCGCTGCCCGCAAACTTCAAGGGGCCGGAGCTTACCCTGCGCATTCAGTTCAACATCGTCCAGAACCATCGCGGCGCCGAGTAG
- the miaA gene encoding tRNA (adenosine(37)-N6)-dimethylallyltransferase MiaA: MALKPLIVTLGATASGKTALSLALAQRFSGEILSCDSVAVYRHMELGTAKPSQAERALVPHHCLDLYDPNEACNAGDYARHARAALDEIASRNLLPILSGGTGLYLRALLDGLFPSPQQDPALRELLRHRAATRGSAHLHRTLTRLDQVAAHAIHPNDIPKIVRAIEVSLLARRPITEQWQSGRDALTGYAILRLGLDPPRPELYQRINLRAQAMFTNGLIDETRDLIARFGPDCRPFSSLGYAEASEVLRGELTEAAAILQAQQGHRHYAKRQMTWFRREAELHEVHWLKAPGDSPEAERQAIQLVEKHLQAATLMS; the protein is encoded by the coding sequence ATGGCTTTGAAGCCTCTCATCGTCACCCTGGGAGCAACTGCGTCCGGCAAGACGGCACTCTCCCTGGCGCTCGCCCAGCGCTTCTCCGGCGAGATCCTCTCCTGTGACTCAGTCGCCGTCTATCGCCACATGGAACTGGGAACCGCCAAGCCGTCTCAGGCAGAACGCGCCCTTGTCCCTCATCACTGCCTTGACCTCTACGACCCCAACGAAGCCTGCAACGCAGGCGACTACGCCCGCCACGCCCGGGCAGCATTGGACGAAATAGCCTCTCGCAACCTGCTGCCGATCCTCTCCGGCGGTACCGGCCTCTATCTCCGCGCTCTCCTCGATGGCCTGTTCCCCTCGCCACAGCAGGACCCGGCGCTTCGTGAACTTCTCCGCCACCGCGCCGCAACCCGAGGCTCCGCTCACCTGCACCGCACGCTGACCCGCCTGGATCAAGTGGCGGCCCACGCCATCCACCCCAACGACATACCCAAGATCGTTCGGGCCATCGAAGTCTCGCTTCTGGCACGCCGTCCCATCACCGAGCAGTGGCAATCCGGCCGCGATGCCCTCACCGGCTACGCCATTCTGCGGCTAGGGCTTGACCCACCCCGCCCGGAGCTTTACCAACGCATCAATCTTCGTGCTCAAGCCATGTTTACCAACGGTCTCATCGACGAGACCCGAGATCTCATCGCTCGCTTCGGTCCAGACTGCCGTCCGTTCTCGTCGCTCGGATACGCGGAGGCCAGCGAGGTTCTACGCGGGGAACTCACGGAGGCTGCAGCAATCCTTCAAGCGCAGCAAGGCCATCGTCATTATGCGAAACGCCAGATGACGTGGTTCCGCCGCGAAGCCGAGCTTCATGAGGTCCACTGGCTCAAGGCTCCAGGCGATTCACCCGAAGCCGAAAGACAAGCGATTCAACTCGTCGAAAAACATCTTCAAGCCGCTACGCTGATGTCTTGA
- a CDS encoding glycine C-acetyltransferase, whose product MSLAVENHPQTRSQLAHLTAQLDTFRQAGTFFRLRELEDIQGPVCTYDGRKVINLASNNYLGLCNHPKLEEAAIQAIKDHGVGSGAVRTIAGTMRIHMELEEKIAAFKNVEACVVFQSGFSANAGTVSSILGKEDFILSDELNHASIIDGARLSKAKIKVFRHKDVAHCEEILQEIANEPGKKLIITDGVFSMDGDIGPVGELAALAEKYGGIMMVDDAHASGVLGRNGRGSVDHFDVHGKVDVQVGTLSKAIGALGGYVCGSRDLIDYLYHRARPFLFSTSHPPSVAATCIAAFDILENEPDRIQRLWDNTAYFKQQLAHSGFNIGGVNTPASETPITPIIIGEGRKTMDFSKALFEAGLMATGIAFPTVQEGKARIRTIMTSEHTRAQIDQSLEILTTTAKTLSIL is encoded by the coding sequence ATGAGCCTTGCCGTCGAAAACCACCCGCAAACGAGAAGTCAGCTCGCCCACCTTACCGCCCAGCTCGATACCTTCCGCCAGGCCGGAACCTTCTTCCGCCTCCGCGAACTCGAGGACATTCAAGGTCCCGTCTGCACCTACGACGGCCGCAAGGTCATCAACCTCGCCAGCAACAACTACCTGGGCCTCTGCAATCACCCCAAGCTCGAAGAAGCCGCCATCCAAGCCATCAAGGATCATGGCGTAGGGTCCGGGGCGGTGAGAACCATCGCCGGCACCATGCGCATCCACATGGAGCTTGAAGAGAAGATTGCAGCCTTCAAGAACGTTGAAGCCTGTGTCGTCTTCCAGTCTGGTTTCTCCGCCAACGCCGGCACCGTCTCCTCCATCCTCGGCAAGGAAGACTTCATCCTGTCCGATGAACTCAACCACGCCAGCATCATCGACGGAGCCCGTCTTTCCAAGGCCAAGATCAAGGTCTTCCGCCACAAGGACGTCGCTCACTGCGAAGAGATCCTCCAGGAGATCGCCAACGAGCCCGGCAAGAAGCTCATCATCACCGATGGCGTCTTCTCCATGGACGGCGACATCGGCCCAGTCGGTGAACTGGCAGCATTGGCCGAAAAATACGGCGGCATCATGATGGTCGACGACGCTCACGCCTCCGGCGTTTTAGGCCGCAACGGCCGCGGCTCGGTGGATCACTTCGACGTTCACGGCAAGGTCGACGTCCAGGTCGGCACCCTGTCGAAAGCCATCGGCGCACTCGGCGGCTACGTCTGCGGCTCCCGCGATCTCATCGACTACCTCTACCATCGCGCGCGCCCATTCCTCTTCAGCACGTCGCATCCGCCATCCGTTGCCGCCACCTGCATCGCGGCGTTCGACATCCTTGAGAACGAGCCTGACCGTATCCAGCGTCTCTGGGACAACACCGCTTACTTCAAGCAGCAGCTTGCTCATTCCGGCTTCAACATCGGCGGCGTCAACACTCCTGCGAGCGAGACTCCGATCACCCCGATCATCATCGGTGAAGGCCGTAAGACGATGGACTTCTCGAAGGCGCTCTTTGAAGCCGGCCTCATGGCGACCGGTATCGCCTTTCCCACCGTCCAGGAAGGCAAGGCCCGCATCCGCACCATCATGACCAGCGAGCACACCCGCGCGCAGATCGATCAATCCCTCGAAATCCTGACCACTACCGCAAAAACACTTTCCATTCTTTAG
- a CDS encoding nuclear transport factor 2 family protein, with the protein MSRRSFILALLLAAFITQMTPRAEASHKAHTLKKKDYKHEIEGLEEQWRVAQIAGDVTAMDNLLSDDYVGITINGMVNTKAQQLDRIRTRALTVTRMDLSDTKIKLVGSIAVVTCRAEIEGMNDGTPVNGTVRYTRVYQRLSSGTWKITNFEVTRVPHSHRADVASAAPGY; encoded by the coding sequence ATGTCGCGCCGATCCTTCATTCTCGCGCTTCTGCTTGCAGCCTTCATCACCCAGATGACCCCCCGTGCCGAAGCCTCGCATAAGGCTCATACCCTCAAAAAGAAAGACTATAAGCACGAGATCGAGGGTCTCGAAGAGCAATGGCGCGTCGCGCAGATAGCCGGCGATGTCACCGCGATGGATAATCTGCTCTCGGACGACTATGTGGGGATCACGATCAATGGCATGGTGAACACGAAGGCCCAACAGCTTGATCGAATCAGGACCCGTGCTTTGACCGTGACGCGGATGGATCTATCGGATACGAAGATCAAGCTGGTGGGATCGATTGCGGTTGTCACCTGCCGCGCGGAAATCGAAGGGATGAACGACGGGACTCCCGTAAACGGGACCGTACGCTATACGCGCGTATATCAGAGGCTTAGCTCAGGCACCTGGAAGATAACCAACTTCGAGGTCACCCGGGTCCCACACTCTCATCGCGCTGACGTAGCGAGTGCCGCACCTGGCTACTAG
- a CDS encoding PP2C family protein-serine/threonine phosphatase produces MVMPRKFFRSKLRRLWARLFAPMAQHELYEELLYYTRRNLSLDQLLETVPNRISFALNLSGFHVFLREGSEYVLQHPATPRITFPASSSTVSRMKRERKPAIYVPQGSDRAPIDGWQHLATPNEINTLDLLNAQLLLSLEGSTGLMGFVILSRSPYKPFDSKELRFLLALGPQIGRGFETAQFVLSISRQEVQRAHLARELELAREVQERLLPDEIPIVAGIDAAAAYQSAERIGGDYYDLFLAPKGALCIVIADVSGKGLSAALLMASLRASLHSTMLQPDMDAVTAVQRLNTLLYQSSSASRYATLFFAIYDPHESTLTYVNAGHNPPILQRADRSLVRLECGGSVVGLLSGLTYEHEIIDWRRGDRLIAWTDGVTEACNIRGEEWGEAGLESCLLKQRDLTAQASVRDVLTALKSFTAGAAQNDDITLLVLNRLTD; encoded by the coding sequence ATGGTCATGCCCCGTAAGTTCTTTCGATCAAAACTCCGCCGTCTCTGGGCCCGCCTCTTCGCGCCCATGGCCCAGCACGAGCTTTACGAAGAACTCCTCTACTACACCCGCCGCAACCTCTCCCTCGACCAGCTCCTCGAAACGGTTCCCAACCGTATCTCCTTTGCTCTCAACCTAAGCGGCTTCCACGTCTTCCTCCGCGAAGGCTCCGAATATGTCCTCCAGCACCCCGCCACGCCGCGAATCACCTTCCCCGCCAGCTCCTCCACCGTCTCCCGCATGAAGCGGGAACGCAAACCCGCAATCTACGTCCCGCAAGGCTCAGACCGAGCCCCAATCGACGGCTGGCAGCACCTGGCCACCCCCAACGAAATCAACACGTTAGACCTCCTCAACGCTCAACTCCTGCTGTCTTTAGAGGGAAGCACTGGCTTGATGGGGTTTGTGATTCTCTCCCGTTCGCCGTATAAACCGTTTGATTCAAAGGAGTTACGTTTCCTGTTGGCGCTTGGACCTCAGATCGGCCGGGGTTTCGAGACAGCCCAGTTCGTCCTCTCCATCAGCCGCCAGGAGGTGCAACGCGCCCATCTCGCACGAGAACTGGAACTTGCCCGCGAGGTTCAGGAGCGCCTCCTGCCGGACGAAATTCCCATCGTGGCCGGCATCGACGCAGCCGCTGCATATCAAAGCGCCGAGCGCATCGGCGGCGATTATTACGATCTCTTTCTCGCGCCGAAGGGTGCGCTGTGCATCGTTATCGCCGATGTTTCAGGCAAGGGGCTCTCCGCTGCGCTCCTGATGGCGTCGCTTCGAGCTTCTTTGCATAGCACCATGCTGCAGCCGGATATGGATGCTGTTACCGCAGTTCAGCGGCTCAATACGCTGCTTTATCAGTCCTCTTCCGCAAGCCGTTACGCCACCCTTTTCTTCGCGATTTACGATCCGCATGAAAGCACGTTGACCTATGTCAACGCGGGGCACAATCCGCCGATCCTGCAGCGAGCGGACCGATCCCTTGTTCGCCTTGAGTGTGGCGGCTCGGTTGTTGGACTTCTATCGGGGCTTACGTATGAACACGAGATCATCGATTGGCGGCGCGGCGATCGTCTCATTGCCTGGACCGATGGTGTCACCGAGGCCTGTAACATTCGCGGGGAAGAGTGGGGTGAAGCGGGGCTCGAATCCTGCCTGTTGAAACAAAGGGATCTGACCGCCCAGGCGAGCGTGAGGGACGTCCTCACGGCCCTGAAGAGCTTTACTGCCGGAGCTGCTCAGAACGATGACATCACCCTGCTTGTCCTCAATCGTCTGACAGACTGA
- a CDS encoding carboxypeptidase-like regulatory domain-containing protein — MRKSTLRLALSAATLFAAHGALHAQDSSSMTGLVTDSTGAALPGAVITLRNPSTGAQFTQKTNSRGEYRFANVPPAPSYVATFSHDGFTSIAVNDLALQVGVTRTQDEALAAGTSQEVSVSAGRDVVTINTTDASIGNNIDPTTLVDLPIQARESVAVLFLLQPGVANSSFTGARTDQSSVTLDGMDVNDIAAGSVYGGGGGRITSDAPVDSVQEFRGTVAGLPSGLGTGSGGQFQLVTKGGTNHFHGDLNEYHRDTATEANNWFNKNLTTPVPRTPLIRNQFGGAIGGPIKKDKLFFFFDFNNSRIIQSTNVERVVPLDSFRNGLVSYIRNTDSSTGAACAATSRQNTTPTCIGQLTPAQVQALDPQKIGESTALFNFINSAYPHANDPAYSSADGINTGGYRFNFAEPDFLYNYVGRLDYNLTSKQQVFVRGSITRENSTQSANAFDTTPGTTNPFVDRSYSYVVSHVWQIGQNKVNQFYYGDTIQKFNFPSLLAPTGTTEYGLGGSTNTTSNLFGPYNSYSSQKRRVPIPEFRDDFNWQLGTHNIGFGGTFKFIKTNSQLINDFNSVTLGLGGENLTLDPTVRPTVANGYGVNAIRTAGTTSSAVYDEAFALALGRVASVGSSYNYNAVGIQTPQGTGAVRAYRYFQTELYVGDTYKVRKDLTVTYGLRYQLYSVPYEAHGEQSIQNFTFNNYFAARETQGAAGISGATALAPITYNLGGKANGAAPLYTPSYKDFAPRFAFAYNPSFAPKSVINGSFALVYDRTVINAVNFIQDQSSYLFQNSASTPYGGAGAAAGLGAANPRIGTNLAYTNPNTAPVITKPLSPFIQGGVPVGLADNQFNTIVDPTLKDPYSLTYNLGFQQEMPDHFILKVNYAGRLGRHLLAQADASQLVDFRDPASGQLMSTAFANLTKEVRAGQAYTAQPWFENQAGKGNTVFLANALSSLVSNGDFADYIQALQADGYLGYNVGMASQFAENTFLTNKGTSTYNGLLVTVSKNLSQGLQFDLNYTWSHSMDNVSSNANSISASSGNNFVCDATNPKTCFANSDFDVTTVVNSNFIYQLPFGRGRTFFSNAHTLINEAIGGWSVSGLPAWRSGLSLGTSSNAFVAGYANDAPAFFNGNRADVQAHVKKDPTTGAVYLFGSANASTKAQAEFSGPVGLSFGSRNNLRGPSAFTMDAGLGKVFPLLPNERLNLKFRADFYNILNHPIFNLPNTDITSGSFGQVSSTPTGNSPGAPRVGQFSLRLEF; from the coding sequence ATGCGTAAGTCGACCCTCAGGCTCGCCCTCTCTGCCGCAACTCTCTTTGCAGCTCACGGCGCACTCCATGCCCAGGACAGCTCGTCCATGACCGGACTCGTCACGGACTCTACCGGCGCAGCCCTCCCGGGAGCTGTCATTACCCTGCGCAACCCCAGCACCGGTGCTCAATTTACGCAGAAAACGAACTCCAGGGGTGAATACCGCTTCGCCAATGTGCCTCCGGCCCCCTCGTATGTGGCCACCTTCAGCCATGACGGCTTTACCTCAATCGCTGTGAATGATCTGGCCCTGCAGGTCGGTGTCACCCGTACCCAGGATGAAGCGCTCGCCGCCGGTACCAGCCAGGAAGTTAGCGTCTCCGCCGGACGCGATGTAGTCACCATCAACACCACTGACGCATCCATCGGGAATAATATCGATCCCACGACTCTTGTCGACCTGCCCATCCAGGCGAGAGAGAGTGTTGCCGTTCTCTTCCTGCTTCAGCCTGGCGTCGCCAATAGCTCCTTTACTGGTGCTCGCACAGACCAGAGCTCCGTCACCCTTGACGGCATGGACGTCAATGACATCGCAGCCGGTTCCGTTTATGGCGGCGGCGGCGGACGCATCACTTCAGACGCACCCGTAGACTCCGTCCAGGAGTTCCGCGGCACGGTCGCAGGACTTCCCTCTGGCCTCGGTACCGGCTCCGGCGGCCAGTTCCAGCTCGTTACAAAGGGCGGTACCAATCACTTTCACGGCGATCTCAACGAGTATCACCGTGACACCGCCACCGAGGCTAATAACTGGTTCAATAAGAATCTGACGACTCCCGTCCCTCGCACCCCTCTCATTCGCAATCAGTTCGGCGGTGCCATCGGCGGCCCCATCAAGAAGGACAAGCTCTTCTTCTTCTTTGATTTCAATAACTCCCGCATCATTCAGTCGACCAACGTAGAGCGTGTCGTTCCTTTGGATTCCTTCCGTAACGGCCTCGTCTCGTACATACGGAATACGGACTCTTCCACTGGTGCTGCCTGCGCTGCCACCAGCCGCCAGAACACTACGCCCACTTGCATCGGCCAGTTGACTCCCGCTCAGGTTCAGGCGCTCGATCCTCAGAAGATTGGAGAATCAACCGCCCTCTTCAATTTCATCAATAGCGCATATCCTCACGCCAACGACCCCGCCTACTCCTCGGCGGATGGCATCAACACCGGCGGTTATCGCTTCAACTTTGCTGAACCGGACTTCCTCTACAACTATGTCGGACGTCTGGATTACAACCTCACCTCCAAGCAGCAGGTTTTCGTGCGCGGAAGCATCACCCGTGAGAACTCCACGCAGAGCGCAAACGCCTTCGACACCACCCCCGGTACGACCAACCCCTTTGTAGATCGCAGCTATAGCTACGTCGTCAGCCACGTCTGGCAAATCGGCCAGAACAAGGTCAACCAGTTCTATTACGGCGATACCATTCAGAAGTTCAACTTCCCGAGCCTCCTCGCACCCACCGGGACTACGGAATATGGGCTCGGTGGCAGCACTAACACGACCAGCAATCTCTTTGGTCCTTATAACAGCTACAGCTCTCAGAAGCGCCGCGTTCCCATCCCGGAGTTTCGTGATGACTTCAACTGGCAGCTCGGCACTCACAACATTGGCTTCGGCGGAACCTTCAAGTTCATCAAGACCAATTCACAGCTCATTAATGACTTCAACAGCGTGACCCTTGGGCTCGGTGGCGAAAACCTCACGCTCGATCCTACGGTTCGTCCAACAGTCGCCAATGGCTATGGCGTGAATGCCATCCGCACCGCTGGAACCACCTCGTCCGCAGTTTATGACGAAGCCTTTGCTCTGGCGCTCGGCCGCGTCGCCTCGGTTGGCAGCAGCTACAACTACAACGCAGTCGGCATCCAGACCCCACAGGGCACAGGTGCCGTCCGCGCTTATCGCTATTTCCAGACTGAGCTGTACGTCGGAGATACCTACAAGGTTCGCAAGGACCTCACTGTCACTTACGGGCTCCGTTACCAGCTTTACTCGGTTCCGTATGAAGCGCACGGTGAGCAGTCCATCCAGAACTTCACCTTCAACAACTACTTCGCAGCACGCGAGACCCAAGGCGCAGCCGGTATCTCCGGTGCAACCGCTCTGGCACCCATCACCTACAACCTGGGCGGCAAGGCGAACGGTGCGGCTCCCCTCTATACCCCCAGCTATAAGGATTTCGCGCCCCGTTTCGCCTTTGCCTATAACCCCTCCTTTGCGCCAAAGTCCGTCATCAATGGCTCCTTCGCATTGGTCTATGACCGCACGGTCATCAACGCGGTCAACTTCATCCAGGACCAGTCCTCGTACCTCTTCCAGAACAGCGCGAGCACGCCGTACGGTGGAGCTGGTGCTGCCGCCGGTCTCGGAGCCGCGAATCCCAGAATCGGCACCAACCTTGCCTACACCAATCCCAACACGGCTCCTGTCATCACCAAGCCGCTCAGCCCCTTCATCCAGGGCGGCGTTCCCGTTGGGCTTGCGGACAACCAGTTCAACACCATCGTGGATCCCACCCTCAAGGATCCCTACTCCCTTACCTACAACCTCGGCTTTCAGCAGGAGATGCCGGATCACTTCATCCTCAAGGTCAACTACGCCGGTCGTCTTGGCCGCCATCTCCTCGCTCAGGCTGACGCATCCCAGTTGGTTGACTTCAGAGATCCTGCTTCCGGTCAGTTGATGTCCACCGCCTTCGCCAACCTGACCAAGGAAGTCCGCGCTGGACAGGCCTATACCGCTCAGCCCTGGTTTGAAAACCAGGCCGGAAAAGGTAATACGGTCTTCCTCGCCAACGCACTGAGCTCCCTGGTCTCCAACGGAGATTTTGCAGACTACATCCAGGCGCTTCAAGCTGACGGCTACCTCGGCTATAACGTCGGCATGGCATCGCAGTTTGCGGAGAATACCTTTCTGACGAACAAGGGAACCTCTACCTACAACGGCCTGCTCGTCACCGTCAGCAAGAATCTCTCGCAAGGCCTGCAGTTCGACCTCAACTACACCTGGTCGCACTCCATGGATAACGTTTCGTCCAATGCCAACTCCATCTCTGCTTCAAGCGGAAACAACTTCGTCTGCGACGCAACAAACCCCAAGACCTGCTTCGCCAACTCCGACTTTGACGTCACCACTGTCGTCAACTCCAATTTCATCTATCAGCTTCCCTTCGGTCGCGGCCGGACTTTCTTCTCGAACGCGCATACCTTGATCAATGAAGCGATCGGCGGTTGGTCCGTCTCCGGGCTTCCGGCATGGCGCAGCGGCCTTTCGCTTGGTACTTCCTCCAACGCCTTCGTCGCCGGCTATGCCAATGACGCGCCCGCATTCTTCAACGGAAATCGCGCTGATGTGCAGGCACACGTCAAGAAGGATCCGACCACGGGTGCCGTCTACCTCTTTGGCAGCGCCAATGCCTCCACCAAGGCGCAGGCGGAGTTCTCCGGTCCTGTTGGACTCTCCTTTGGAAGCCGCAACAACCTTCGTGGACCTTCCGCCTTCACCATGGACGCCGGCCTCGGAAAGGTCTTCCCACTCCTTCCCAACGAGCGCCTCAACCTGAAGTTCCGCGCGGACTTCTACAATATCCTTAACCATCCCATCTTCAATCTGCCCAACACCGATATCACCTCCGGTAGCTTCGGTCAGGTCTCAAGCACTCCTACTGGAAATTCACCTGGTGCGCCTCGCGTCGGACAGTTCTCACTCCGTCTCGAGTTCTAA
- a CDS encoding 30S ribosomal protein S1, whose protein sequence is MVDDHNPELIESKPLNTEIETLAPEATAENTSMSSDSTPTETTQIPTTPSENPASGQIAPSLSASTSDTEEEAGEVDYDDSDFAAALASFDREQAVDAAAAQNLTAEEVIVTGTLVKITDKHAIIDIGLKAEGLLALDQVNNPDGTPKFAVGDQIEVVVEREETHGGGYIVSHEKALRHKVWDVLEAAANSKTPVKGMVVSRVKGGLTVDIGIKAFLPGSQIEVRPVRNLDGYVGTEIEVRVIKLNKKRGNVVISRKELLEEDQNAKKAVTLATLEEGSVLTGTVKNLTDYGAFVDLGGLDGLLHITDMSWGRLTHPRDLVNVGDEIQVKVLKFDKDKQRVSLGFKQLTPDPWLDATERYPIGAQVRGRVLSVTDYGAFVELEQGIEGLVHVSEMTWSKRMKHPSKLVKPGDEVDTIILSVNPNDRRISLGMKQLQDNPWEALEDKYPTGAIIEGRVRNLTDFGAFIEIEDGIDGLVHVSNLSWTKRIKHPSEVLKKGEKVRAIVLGVEPENRRLSLGVKQLQPDVWDTFFAQHRIGDVIKGKVLRTAQFGAFVEIAEGVEGLCHVSEAVDATGKPVELKVDDEHEFKIVKMNQEEKKVGLSIRAVGEEASRAEVESYKEQAHQSNSGGGGKKGGQGNQGSSSSSGSSSSTTLGDLLNWKRAEREGEESND, encoded by the coding sequence ATGGTAGACGACCATAATCCTGAGTTAATCGAGAGCAAACCCCTGAACACCGAAATCGAAACCCTCGCGCCCGAAGCGACAGCGGAGAACACCTCCATGTCATCCGATTCCACCCCAACCGAAACCACCCAGATCCCGACCACGCCCTCTGAAAATCCCGCAAGTGGCCAGATCGCTCCGTCCCTCTCCGCCTCCACCTCAGACACTGAGGAAGAGGCCGGCGAAGTGGACTACGACGACTCCGACTTCGCCGCCGCACTCGCAAGCTTTGACCGCGAGCAGGCCGTCGACGCCGCCGCCGCCCAGAACCTCACCGCGGAAGAGGTCATCGTTACCGGTACCCTCGTCAAGATCACGGACAAGCACGCCATCATCGATATCGGCCTCAAAGCCGAGGGCCTTCTCGCTCTCGACCAGGTCAACAATCCCGATGGCACGCCCAAGTTCGCAGTCGGCGACCAGATCGAAGTAGTGGTTGAGCGTGAAGAGACCCATGGCGGCGGATACATCGTCTCCCATGAGAAGGCTCTCCGCCATAAGGTTTGGGACGTCCTCGAGGCTGCCGCAAACTCCAAGACCCCCGTCAAGGGCATGGTCGTCTCCCGCGTCAAGGGCGGCCTCACCGTCGACATCGGCATCAAGGCCTTCCTGCCCGGCTCCCAGATTGAAGTCCGCCCCGTCCGCAACCTTGACGGCTACGTCGGCACCGAGATCGAAGTCCGCGTCATCAAGCTCAACAAGAAGCGCGGCAACGTCGTCATCTCCCGCAAGGAGCTGCTTGAGGAAGACCAGAACGCCAAGAAGGCCGTCACTCTCGCCACCCTGGAAGAGGGCTCGGTCCTCACCGGCACCGTCAAGAACCTCACCGACTACGGCGCATTCGTCGACCTCGGCGGTCTCGACGGCTTGCTGCATATCACTGACATGAGCTGGGGCCGTTTGACGCACCCCCGCGACCTCGTCAATGTGGGCGATGAGATCCAGGTCAAGGTCCTCAAGTTCGACAAGGACAAGCAGCGCGTCTCGCTCGGCTTCAAGCAGCTCACGCCTGACCCGTGGCTTGACGCCACCGAGCGTTATCCCATCGGCGCCCAGGTTCGCGGCCGCGTCCTGTCCGTCACGGACTACGGCGCATTCGTGGAGCTCGAGCAGGGTATCGAAGGTCTCGTCCACGTCTCCGAGATGACCTGGTCCAAGCGGATGAAGCATCCGTCCAAGCTGGTCAAGCCCGGCGACGAGGTTGACACCATCATCCTCTCCGTCAACCCCAACGACCGCCGCATCTCGCTCGGCATGAAGCAGCTCCAGGACAACCCCTGGGAGGCGCTTGAGGACAAGTACCCCACCGGTGCCATCATCGAGGGTCGCGTCCGCAACCTCACAGACTTCGGTGCCTTCATCGAGATCGAAGACGGCATCGACGGCCTCGTCCACGTCTCCAACCTCTCCTGGACCAAGCGGATCAAGCATCCGTCGGAAGTCCTCAAAAAGGGTGAGAAGGTTCGCGCCATCGTTCTCGGCGTCGAGCCGGAGAACCGCCGTCTCTCGCTCGGCGTCAAGCAGCTTCAGCCTGACGTCTGGGATACCTTCTTCGCGCAGCACCGCATCGGCGACGTCATCAAGGGTAAGGTTCTGCGCACCGCGCAGTTCGGCGCCTTCGTTGAGATCGCTGAAGGTGTCGAAGGTCTCTGCCACGTCTCCGAAGCCGTTGACGCCACCGGCAAGCCGGTTGAGCTCAAGGTAGATGACGAGCACGAGTTCAAGATCGTCAAGATGAACCAGGAAGAGAAGAAGGTCGGTCTGTCCATTCGCGCCGTAGGCGAAGAAGCCAGCCGTGCCGAGGTCGAATCCTATAAGGAGCAGGCCCACCAGAGCAACAGCGGTGGCGGCGGCAAGAAGGGCGGCCAGGGCAACCAGGGCTCCTCGTCTTCTTCCGGCTCCAGCTCCAGCACCACCCTCGGCGACCTCCTTAACTGGAAGCGCGCCGAACGCGAAGGCGAAGAGTCCAACGACTAA